The Equus asinus isolate D_3611 breed Donkey chromosome 15, EquAss-T2T_v2, whole genome shotgun sequence genome includes a window with the following:
- the CDS2 gene encoding phosphatidate cytidylyltransferase 2, which yields MTELRQRTAREPDGPPEDKESESEAKVDGETASDSESRAEASPPLIPADDTPEVLNRAFSSLSSRWKNWWVRGILTLAMIAFFFVIIYLGPLVLMIIVMCVQIKCFHEIITIGYNVYHSYDLPWFRTLSWYFLLCVNYFFYGETVTDYFFTLVQREEPLRILSKYHRFISFTLYLTGFCMFVLSLVKKHYRLQFYMFGWTHVTLLIVVTQSHLVIHNLFEGMIWFIVPISCVICNDIMAYMFGFFFGRTPLIKLSPKKTWEGFIGGFFATVVFGLLLSYVMSGYRCFVCPVEYNNDTNSFTVDCEPSDLFRLQEYVIPGVIQSIIGWKIVRMYPFQIHSIALSTFASLIGPFGGFFASGFKRAFKIKDFANTIPGHGGIMDRFDCQYLMATFVNVYIASFIRGPNPSKLIQQFLTLRPDQQLHIFNTLKSHLTDKGMLTAAAEDE from the exons GAGTCGGAGTCAGAAGCAAAGGTAGATGGAGAGACTGCATCAGACAGTGAGAGCCGAGCAGAAGCTTCTCCCCCACTAATCCCTGCAGACGATACCCCAGAGGTCCTCAACAGGGCCTTCTCCAGCTTGTCTTCAAG ATGGAAGAACTGGTGGGTGAGAGGCATCCTGACTTTGGCCATGATTGCATTTTTCTTCGTCATCATCTACCTGGGACCATTGGTTTTAATGATAATC GTGATGTGTGTTCAGATTAAGTGTTTCCATGAGATTATCACTATTGGCTACAATGTCTACCACTCCTATGACCTGCCCTGGTTCAGGACCCTCAGCTG GTACTTTCTACTGTGTGTAAATTACTTCTTCTATGGTGAAACAGTGACGGATTACTTCTTCACTCTGGTCCAGAGAGAGGAGCCCTTGCGGATTCTCAGTAAATACCACCGGTTCATTTCCTTTACTCTCTATTTAACAG GGTTCTGCATGTTCGTGCTGAGCCTGGTCAAGAAGCATTACCGCCTGCAGTTCTACATG tttGGCTGGACCCATGTGACATTACTGATCGTTGTAACCCAGTCCCATCTTGTCATCCACAACCTATTTGAAGGAATGATCTG GTTCATTGTCCCCATTTCTTGTGTCATCTGTAATGACATCATGGCCTATATGTTTGGCTTCTTCTTTGGTCGGACCCCACTCATCAAG CTGTCCCCGAAGAAGACTTGGGAAGGCTTCATTGGGGGCTTCTTTGCTACTGTGGTCTTTGGCCTTCTG CTTTCCTATGTGATGTCTGGGTACAGATGCTTTGTGTGCCCCGTGGAGTACAACAATGACACCAACAGCTTCACTGTGGACTGTGAGCCCTCGGACCTGTTTCGCCTGCAGGAGTATGTCATTCCTGGGGTGATTCAGTCAATCATTGGCTGG AAAATAGTCCGGATGTACCCCTTCCAGATTCACAGCATTGCCCTCTCCACCTTTGCCTCCCTCATCGGCCCTTTTGGAGGATTCTTCGCAAGTGGATTCAAACGAGCCTTTAAAATCAAA GACTTTGCCAACACCATTCCTGGCCATGGGGGCATCATGGATCGCTTTGACTGCCAGTATCTAATGGCCACCTTTGTCAATGTGTACATCGCCAGTTTTATCAG GGGCCCGAATCCGAGCAAGCTCATTCAGCAGTTCCTGACCTTGCGGCCAGATCAGCAGCTCCACATCTTCAACACGCTTAAGTCCCACCTGACCGACAAGGGGATGCTGACGGCTGCTGCCGAGGATGAGTAG